From a region of the Arachis ipaensis cultivar K30076 chromosome B09, Araip1.1, whole genome shotgun sequence genome:
- the LOC107615398 gene encoding putative pectinesterase/pectinesterase inhibitor 28: MTTNLEESAEAKRRIAVIGISTVILVAMVVAVTVGVSQVDGDEKNTKNTNHVASTVKAVKALCQPTDYKEECEESLTAEAGNTTDPRELIKIAFNVTINKIGDGLQKSHLLQEVENEPRAKMALDTCKQLMNLSISEFSRSLERIGQFNLNNLDEILTSLKVWLSGAVTYQETCLDGFENTTSKAGEKMKEALTNATKMSSNALSIITELANTFSELNETRQDSSHRRLKDEFPSWVDNGAGVRRLLLSSSRKLKPNVIVAKDGSAKFTSINQALKNVPQKNMKPFVIFIKKGVYKEYVEVTREMRHVVFVGEGGDKTRITGNKNFIDGTNTYKTATVAIQGDYFIAINMGFENSAGAHSSSTFY; encoded by the exons ATGACGACCAACCTTGAAGAAAGTGCAGAGGCGAAGCGGAGAATCGCCGTCATAGGCATATCTACTGTCATACTTGTCGCTATGGTGGTGGCAGTTACCGTCGGTGTCAGTCAAGTCGACGGGGACGAAAAAAACACGAAAAACACAAACCATGTGGCTTCGACGGTGAAAGCAGTGAAAGCCCTTTGCCAACCAACAGATTATAAGGAAGAGTGTGAGGAAAGCCTAACTGCCGAAGCTGGCAACACCACGGACCCAAGAGAACTTATCAAGATTGCATTTAATGTAACCATTAACAAGATTGGTGATGGGCTCCAGAAATCACATCTCTTGCAAGAGGTTGAGAACGAACCTAGGGCCAAGATGGCGCTTGACACGTGTAAGCAGCTCATGAATCTCTCTATTAGCGAGTTTTCGAGGTCACTTGAGAGAATAGGACAGTTTAATCTCAACAACCTCGACGAAATCCTCACTAGCCTAAAG GTATGGCTCAGCGGAGCGGTGACATATCAAGAGACATGTTTGGATGGTTTTGAGAACACAACAAGCAAAGCtggtgaaaagatgaaggaaGCGTTGACCAATGCGACGAAGATGAGCAGCAATGCCCTAAGCATAATCACGGAACTCGCAAATACTTTCTCAGAGTTGAACGAAACGCGGCAAGACAGCTCTCATCGTCGCCTCAAGGATGAGTTCCCATCGTGGGTTGACAATGGTGCTGGTGTACGTAGACTCCTTCTATCGAGTTCACGCAAGCTGAAGCCCAATGTGATTGTGGCCAAAGATGGCAGCGCAAAGTTCACTAGCATCAATCAGGCTTTGAAGAATGTTCCTCAGAAGAACATGAAGCCATTTGTGATATTCATCAAGAAAGGTGTTTACAAAGAGTATGTTGAGGTTACCAGGGAGATGAGACATGTCGTCTTTGTTGGTGAAGGTGGCGACAAGACACGAATCACTGGCAACAAAAACTTCATTGATGGGACCAACACTTATAAAACTGCTACAGTAG